A region of Prochlorococcus marinus subsp. pastoris str. CCMP1986 DNA encodes the following proteins:
- a CDS encoding ATP phosphoribosyltransferase regulatory subunit has translation MSDIKEFNLIDVRNNSSIVNDLNNVYKLWGYEEISPSFINNLETIKGREVIDGDELIGIVSNSSLCLRPEMTTSIVKLTSTRLLNKKRPIRLFNSGIVFNKKQSYKNTYKFQENLQSGIELISYDTQYPEIEVINILFDAIDNINLIDSCNLTLLVSTTKIMDLILFNYKNNNYEEIKKCMVNLDHESLDKLNIDNNDKAILKELLFTRGEPAIILKKLKNIYGNNNVIEELDCLFNTLSKISKKYNIKIQLDPTYQPHLNLYAGIVFQLICDNKNVKTIIAKGGRYDELVRYFNPNEKIINGIGFTISIDNLRELIVEKSQTKKKVLLLFKNSYLLDKGINEQKALQKKGIITILYLNPCNDNSKANILMKEHNCTEIQWIK, from the coding sequence ATGAGTGATATTAAAGAATTTAATTTAATAGATGTAAGGAATAATTCCTCAATTGTTAATGATTTAAATAATGTATATAAGTTGTGGGGTTATGAAGAAATTTCACCTTCATTTATTAATAATCTTGAGACAATCAAAGGTAGAGAAGTAATTGATGGGGATGAACTTATTGGAATAGTAAGTAATAGTTCATTATGTTTAAGACCAGAAATGACAACATCAATTGTTAAATTAACATCCACAAGATTATTAAATAAGAAGAGACCAATAAGACTTTTTAATAGTGGTATTGTATTTAATAAAAAACAAAGTTATAAAAATACTTATAAATTTCAAGAAAATTTACAAAGCGGGATAGAACTAATTAGTTATGACACTCAATACCCTGAGATTGAGGTGATTAATATATTATTTGATGCAATTGATAATATCAATTTAATTGATAGTTGTAATCTAACACTTCTTGTTAGTACAACAAAAATAATGGATTTAATATTATTCAATTATAAAAATAATAATTATGAGGAGATTAAAAAATGCATGGTAAATTTAGATCATGAATCACTGGATAAATTAAATATTGACAACAATGATAAAGCAATATTGAAGGAATTATTATTTACCAGAGGGGAACCTGCAATCATACTTAAAAAGCTTAAAAATATTTATGGTAATAATAATGTGATTGAGGAACTTGACTGTTTATTTAATACTTTATCAAAAATTTCAAAAAAATATAATATAAAAATACAACTTGATCCTACTTATCAACCTCATCTTAATTTATATGCAGGTATAGTTTTTCAACTTATTTGCGATAATAAAAATGTTAAAACCATAATTGCAAAAGGTGGTAGATATGACGAATTAGTAAGATATTTTAATCCTAATGAAAAAATAATTAATGGAATTGGATTCACAATTTCTATAGATAATTTAAGAGAATTGATAGTTGAAAAATCTCAAACTAAAAAGAAAGTGTTGCTGTTATTTAAAAATTCTTATTTATTAGATAAAGGTATAAATGAGCAAAAAGCATTACAAAAAAAAGGGATAATTACAATACTATATTTGAATCCATGTAATGATAATTCTAAAGCCAACATTCTTATGAAAGAACATAATTGTACTGAAATTCAATGGATTAAATAA